GAAGCGGTGGATTTCCTCAAGCGTCAGGCGCTGTCCGTGGCTGTCGTAGCGGGCCAGCATCACGCGGCCGCTGGACGCCCCCAGATCGACCGCGACGCTATGGCGAATAGTCATGGTTGGGGTCCTTGTTGGAATCTCTGACGCCAGTCTAGGGAGCGGCGCGGCGGCGCACCTTCACTCCACGGACAGCGTGTTAAGCGGGCTGGCAAGGAAGCAAAGATGAACGTGAGGAAGTTCACAAAATGGCGTCTGGCCGTCTGGCTGGCAGGGGTGTGAGCCGCGCCGCATTTCCAGAAATTTCACAGTGTTTCTTAAAAAACCGACGTGCTTTGCGCGTTTTGGCGTCGAAAATTTAAGGTGTAAGTGAGAACCGTTATCTACTATCAGGCAGGATTCACAGAACGCGGGGGCGAGGATGACGGTACTACAGAGCGTTGATTTTTTCCCATCCGGCGCGGCGTCGGTCACCATTGAACCGCGTCTGCCGCAGGCGGCATTTCCTGAGCATCATCATGATTTTTATGAGATTGTCATCGTTGAGCACGGCACCGGCACGCATGTGTTTAATGGTCAGCCGTATACGCTCAGCGGCGGCTCCGTCTGCTTTGTGCGCGACCACGATCGCCATCTCTACGAGCACACCGAAAATCTCTGCCTGACCAATGTGCTGTATCGCTCGCCGCAGGCGTTCAGTTTCCTGTCGGGGCTTGAAAAGCTTCTGCCGCAGGAGCAGGACGGCCACTATCCGTCGCACTGGCGCGTCAGCCAGCAGACGCTGCAGCAGGCCCGCCCGCTGGTCGGGCAGCTGGAAGCGCTGCGCGAAAGCAGCGATGTGCATGCCATCGCCAGCATGGAGATGCTCTTTATGCAACTGCTGATTTTGCTGCGAAGCGGTGCGCACGCGCAGGGCGACGGCCGCCCTGATGAACGGCTGAACCAGCTTATCGCCTGGCTTGAGGAACATTACGCGGAAGAGATTTGCTGGGAGCAGCTCGCCGACCATCACCGGCTGTCGCTGCGCACGCTGCACCGCCAGCTTAAGCAGCGCACCGGCCTGACGCCGCAGCGCTACCTTAACCGCCTGCGCCTGATGAAAGCGCGCTATCTGTTGCGCCACAGTGAAGAGAGCGTCACGGATATCGCCTACCAGTGCGGCTTTGGCGACAGCAACCACTTCTCCACGCTGTTTCGCCGCGAGTTTTCGTGGTCGCCGCGTGATATTCGTCAGGGGCGCGACGGGCAAATCCAGTAACGCGAAGGGAATCACCGTTTTCGGCGGCGAAAAAGCGCATACTTTGCAGCCATTTGCCCGGAGATACGCTGTGGCCGCTCAGTTAGTGCTCAGGAAAGCGGATTTCTTCGCGACACCCACCCAGCCGGTCGTCGTGGCGGATCGCTACCCGCAAAACGTCTTTGCCGAGCATACCCACGAGTTCTGCGAACTGGTGCTGGTGTGGCGCGGCAACGGGCTGCATGTGCTGAATGACAGGCCTTACCGCATCACCTGCGGCGATCTCTTTTATATCCGCGCCGAAGACCGCCACAGCTACCAGTCGGTTAACGATCTGGTGCTGCATAACATCATCTACTGCCCCGAACGGCTAAAACTTAACGTTAACTGGCGCGATCTGCTGGAAAATCCGCGTGGCGCGAACGGCGACCCGCGCTGGCGGCTCAGCAGCCAGGGCATGGTGCAGGCGCGCCAGGTGATTGATCAGCTTGAGCATGAAAGCCCGAAGCAAGACGCGCTCTCGCACTGCCTGGCCGAAAGCCTCTTTTTACAGCTGGCGATTACGCTGCGCCGTCATCGTTACCAGCCATCGGGCGGTACGGGGCCGGGCGAGGGCGAAACGCTCGATCTGCTGATGGCCGCGCTCGGCAACAGCCTCGACGTGCCGTTCGATTTACAGCACTTTTGCAGCCATTATCAGATTGCCGAACGCCCGCTGCGCCAGCTGTTCCGCCAGCAGACGGGCATGACCATCAGCCAGTACCTGCGCCAGTTACGCATTTGCCAGGCGCAGTATCTGCTGCGCCACTCTTCGTTGCTGATAAGCGAAATCGCCGCGCGCTGCGGCTTTGAAGACAGTAACTATTTCTCGGTGGTGTTTACCCGTGAAACGGGCGTGACGCCACGGGTGTGGCGTCAGCAGTGGAGTGCGATGGCCGGTTAGTTGGTCGCCATGCCCAGCCCGACGATATTCGCCGCCACGATAATTACCACGCAGCCCAGGCTCAGCACGCTGACCGGGCGGCGTCCTGCCGCTTTCCACTCGCGCAGCACCAGCCCGACGATGCCGCCGCACAGCACGTAGAAGCTCATGTGCAGCATCCAACTGATGTAGTCATACTGCGCCGGGATACGCGCATGGCCCCAGGCATAGAAAAAGAACTGCAAATACCACATCAGCCCGCCCAGCGCCGAGAGCAGCACATTGCTGATAAGCAGCGGTTTCGCCAGCGAGAAATCGGCTTTAATCGACAGGTTTTTCACCTTCGCGAGGCGAATAAAACAGAAGCCGAGGTTAATCAGCGCGCCGCCGCCCATGATAACGACATAGCTTGGCAGCGCGACGTAGAGCGGATCGACGCCGAGTTCTGCGGCGGCTTCATGCATCGGCTTCGCGGCGTCCATCGCAAACGACATACCTGCGGAGAACACGCCGCACAGCACCGCCAGCACCAGCCCTTTCTTCAGGTTAAACTCTTCGGCTTTGATGCCCATCTGGCGCTCTTTCAGCTGGCCTGCGCGGGTGACGATGGCGACGCCAATAAGAGCGACGAACACGCCAAGCAGCGTCATCCGCCCGCCCGCGGTGCCGACGAGCACACCGAATTTGCCGTTCAGCAGCGGCGTCATCAGCGTGCCGACAATCAGCGTAATACCAATCGCGATGCCGATGCCCATCGACATACCGAGATAGCGCATGGTCAGGCCGTAGTTAATATTGCCGATGCCCCACATCGCGCCGAACAGAAACACCGGCAGCAGCGTGGCGGCGCTGAACGAGCGGTAATAGGCCCAGAAATCGGGCAGCAGCAGCGCGCTGACCACCCAGGGTAAAATCAGCCATGACACCACGCCGCCCACCGACCACATGGTCTCCCATGACCAGTGCCGAACCTTTTTAAACGGCGCATAAAAGCAGGCGGCGCTCGCCGCGCCAATCAAATGCCACAGGATACCCATGGTTATTGCGTTACTCATGCTGTCGTCCTCGTTTCCGTCACAGAGCCAACGGGAGCGAAAGCCGCCCCCTAACCGAATCGAGTCTATTGAGGCGCTCACGCTTTCACCTTCGGGGCGCTGCCGCGAAGCGTTAACGGGTGGCAAAAAACAGCGAGTAAGCCGAACGGGGATCACACTTTATGGTGAATTCAGACGATGCCTAAGCGTTGGAAATGTGTGCGAAAAACGGCGCAGGGTGTCCATTTTTGGCTAATATTGCGTTAAGTTATAACCATATAAAAACTGCGGCATTGATAAACATTTTCAATATCATTTAATTAACTATAATGAACCCACTGCTTACGCGGCGTTAACACCTATGCCGCCCGACAATAATGGAGATGATGAATATGAGTTACACACTGCCATCCCTGCCGTACGCATACGACGCCCTGGAACCGCATTTCGACAAGCAGACGATGGAAATCCATCACACCAAACACCACCAGACCTACGTCAACAACGCTAACGCGGCGCTGGAAAGCCTGCCGGAGCTGGCGAATCTGCCGGTTGAAGAGTTGATCACCAAACTGGATCAGGTTCCGGCTGACAAGAAAACCGTTCTGCGCAACAACGCGGGCGGCCACGCGAACCACAGCCTGTTCTGGAAAGGCCTGAAAAAAGGCACCACCCTGCAGGGCGACCTGAAAGCGGCTATCGAGCGCGATTTCGGCTCCGTTGAGAAATTCAAAGAAGAGTTCGAGAAAGCGGCTGCGACCCGTTTCGGCTCTGGCTGGGCGTGGCTGGTGCTGAAAGGCGACAAACTGGCTGTCGTTTCCACCGCAAACCAGGATTCCCCGCTGATGGGCGAAGCTATCTCTGGCGCTTCCGGCTACCCGATCCTGGGCCTGGACGTGTGGGAGCACGCGTACTATCTGAAATTCCAGAACCGTCGTCCGGACTACATCAAAGAGTTCTGGAACGTGGTTAACTGGGACGAAGCCGCAGCGCGTTTCGCTTCTCAGAAATAAGGTTGCAACCTGACCTGTAAAAAGCGAGCCTGATGGCTCGCTTTTTTTATATCCGCAAAAGGAGGCGCGTATGTATTTCCCGGTGCAGGTGTATCTCGGCAAAATCCGCGACTATAAAGGCAGCAGGCCCAGCGCCATCGGCAAAGTGCAGGTGGAGGGCGAGTTGTCGCTTACCAGCCGCGGGCTGGTTGGCGATCAGCAGGCGGAGAAGAAAATTCACGGCGGGGCGGACCGCGCGCTGTGCCACTACCCGCGCGAGCATTACGCCGTCTGGGCGCGTGAATACCCGGAACAGGCGGAGTGGTTTGCGCCGCCCGCGTTTGGCGAGAATCTCTCGACGCTGGGGCTGACGGAAGAGAACGCGTTTATCGGCGATATCTTTCGCTGGGGCGAGGCGCTGATACAGATCACCCAGCCGCGTTCGCCGTGTTTTAAGGTTAATTTTCACTCGGGAATTAGCGAGCTTTCCGGCCGGATGCAGGATACCGCGCGCTGCGGCTGGCTCTACCGGGTGATCGGCGAAGGGAAGGTGTTTAGCGACGCGCCGCTGGAGCTGGTGTCGCGGGTGAGCGCCATTTCCGTGCGCGAGGCCGCCGCGATTGCGTGGCATACGCCGTTTGATGACGAGCAGTATCACCGGCTCCTGAGCGCAGGCGGGCTTTCCGCCAGTTGGGCGAAAACGCTGCAAAACCGGCGTCTTAACGGGAAGATCGAGAGTTTTTCGCGCAGGTTGTGGGGCAGAGGATAGCAGGTCACGGTGGGTGCGCTGCGCTTACCCACCCTACGGGAAATGGGGCGGTGTTTGTTGTTGGGTGCGCTTCGCTTACCCACCCTACGGGAAATGGGGCGATGTTTGTGCGGTGGGTGCGCTGCGCTTACCCACCCTACGGGAAATGGGGCGGCGTTTGTTGGTGGGTGCGCTGTGCTTACCCCCCTGGGGAAACACATCTTTATGCGTTGTAGGGCGGGTAAGCGCAGCGCAGCCGCCGTCGCCACTTACCCGTCACTACTCACCCGCCACCCTCACATCACCAACTTTTACGCCGCGTCATCCTGCTCAGGTTTCGCGCTGGCTGCGGGCAGATCCGCTAAAACGGACGTAAATTCCGGTGACGGCACCAGCGATTCACGGGTGATCTCCTTAATCGACTTCGCGCCGGTCAACGTCATCGCCACCCGCATCTCCTTCTCAATCAGATTCAGCAGGTTCGCCACGCCTTTCTCGCCGTGGGTCGCGAGCGCATAAAGGTACGCGCGGCCCAGCAGCACGCTGTCGGCACCGAGCGCAATCATGCGCACCACATCCAGCCCGTTGCGGATGCCGCTGTCGGCGAGAATGGTGATGTCGCCTTTCACTGCATCGGCGATGGCGGGTAGCGCGCGGGCTGACGAGAGCACGCCGTCAAGCTGGCGGCCGCCGTGGTTGGAGACCACAATCCCGTCGGCACCGAAGCGCACCGCGTCGCGGGCATCTTCCGGGTCGAGGATCCCCTTGATCACCATCGGGCCGTCCCAGAATTCGCGGATCCACTCCAGGTCTTTCCACGAGATAGACGGATCGAAATTGTTCGCCAGCCAGCCGATATAATCCTCAAGCCCGGTCGGCTTGCCAAGGTACGCGGAAATATTGCCGAGATCGTGCGGACGGCCATTCAGGCCCACGTCCCACGCCCACTGCGGGTGCGTCACCGCCTGCCAGTAGCGGCGCATGGCGGCATTGGTGCCGCTCATGCCGGAATGGGCGTCGCGGTAGCGCGCGCCGGGCGTGGGCATATCAACGGTAAACACCAGCGTTGAGCAGCCTGCCGCCTTGGCGCGCTCCAGCGCGTTACGCATAAACCCGCGGTCGCGCAGCACGTAGAGCTGAAACCACATCGGACGATTCATCACTGGCGCGACTTCTTCAATGGGGCAGACGGATACCGTCGAGAGCGTAAACGGAATGCCTTTCGCCGATGCCGCGCGCGCCGCCTGAACTTCGCCGCGACGCGCGTACATGCCGCACAACCCGACCGGCCCGAGCGCGACGGGCATTGAGAGCGTTTCGTTAAACAGCGTCGTCTCAAGGCTTAAATCCGACATATTTTTCAGCACGCGCTGGCGCAGCGCCACCTGCGAGAGATCTTCCACGTTGCGCTTAAGGGTATATTCCGCGTAGGCCCCGCCGTCGATGTAGTGAAACAGAAACGGCGGCAGGATACGCTGCGCCGCTGCGCGATAGTCGCTGGCTGCGGAAATAATCATTCTTTATTCTCCCTGGAAGGTTGCATTACGTCGTCGGGCAGGCGGGTGACACGCGCCTGGCGGGCGACATCTTCATCAAGCTGTTTAATCGTGGAGTGGACAAAGCCGAGGTGGCGCAGCGTCGCGTTGCGCGCTCGCTCGGCATCGCCGGTTTCGATCGCCTCCAGCATCTCGCGGTGCTGGCCGGTGAGCTGCGCGAAAATCGGCTGCTGCTGATACATCCGCTGGCGGCTCTCCATCACCGACGATTGCAGCAGATCGAAAAAGCCGCGCATGGTCTGGAGTAACACCACGTTGTGCGACGCCTCGGCAATCGCCAGGTGAAAGCGCACGTCGGCCTGCGAGGCAAGATCCGGGTCGTCGCGCTCGGTAAACTGCAACATCGCGTCGAAGCAGTAGCGCAGCTTTTCTTTATCCTGCGCGGTGGCGCGCAGCGCCGCATACCACGCGGTGCTGGCCTCAATGGCGTGGCGTGCTTCTAAAATGTCGTAGCGATAACCCGGATCGTCCGCCATCAGGTTACGGATGGGCTGGACGATGCGCTGTTCAGACCACGGCTCCAGCTGATAGCGCACAAAGGTGCCACCGCCGCGACGGCTTATCAGCAGCCCGTCGCGAATCAAAATCTGTAACGCTTCGCGCAGTGAATTGCGCGAGACGCCAAGCTCCTGCGCGAGCTGTCGCTCAGAGGGCAGGCGCATTCCGGCTTCCAGCCCGCGCTCGGTAATGAGCGCACGAATGCGCTCTACCAGATGGTCGGCCAGTCGCCGGGTCATCAATGTCATGGGATCATCCAGGTAAAGTAATAAGCCTGAAGCAGCGTGATAAGCCCCACCATGCAGGTGAACGCCAGGCTGTGCTTCACGGTAAAACGGAAAAGATCGGACTCTTTGCCCACCAGCCCCACTGCTGCGCAGGCGATAGCGATAGACTGCGGCGAAATCATCTTGCCGGTCACGCCGCCGGTGGTGTTCGCCGCCACCATCAGAATATCCGAGACGCCGGTCTGCTGCGCCGCCGTAGCCTGGAGCGCCGCAAAGAGCGCGTTCGACGACGTATCTGAGCCGGTCAGGAACACGCCAAGCCAGCCGAGGAACGGCGAGAAGAACGGAAACGCGCTGCCGGTGTGCGCGAGCGCCAGCGCCAGCGTTGAGGAGAGCCCCGAGTAGTTAGAGATAAACGCGAACGCCAGCACCATGCCGATGGAGTAAATCGGCAGCGCCAGCTCTTTCAGCGTCTGGCCGAAGGTTTCCACGGCGGCTTTCGGCTTCATACGCAGCCAGAGAATCGAGATGATGGCCGCCACGAAAATCGCGGTGCCGGTGGCGGAGAGCCAGTCGAATTTGTAGACCGCAGCGTAGGACGTGGCCTTTGCGACGACCGGCGGCATGCGGGCCACGAGGCCATCGAGGTATGGCACGGCGACGTTAAACACCAGGTCTGAGAGTGGGCCGCCTTTGGCGAACAGCGCTTTAAACGGCGGAATGCTCCAGAGCGTTACCGTGGCGGTCAGGAACAGGAACGGCGTCCAGGCGCGCACCACCTGGCCTGCGGTGTAGTTCTTGCGCGCCAGCGTCTGATCGACCACCGAGGCACCCATATCACCGAAGCGGAAAATACGCACCGGCTGCCAGCGTTTGAGAAACAGCGTCAGGCAGACCAGCGACACCAGCGAGGAGATAATGTCCGGCAGCTCCGGCCCGATAAAGTTCGAGCTTAAATACTGGGCGATGGCGAACGAGCCGCCTGCCACCAGCACCGCGGGCCAGGTCTCTTTAATGCCGCGCCAGCCGTCCATAATCGCCATGATCCAGAACAGCACGATAATGGTCAGGAACGGTAACTGACGGCCGACCATCTGGCCAATCTGGAAGCTGTCGAGGCCGGTCACCTGGCCTGCCACCAGAATCGGAATACCCATCGCGCCAAACGCCACCGGCGCGGTGTTAACAATCAGGCACAGCCCGGCGGCGTACAGCGGGTTAAAGCCGAGCCCTACAAGCAACGCGGCGGTGATCGCCACCGGCGCGCCAAAGCCTGCGGCCCCTTCCAGAAACGCCCCGAAGGAGAAACCGACAATCAGCATTTGCAGACGCTGGTCCGGCGTGATGGAGAGAATCGACGAACGGATGATGTCGAACTGCCCGGTTTTCACCGAAATTTTATAAACGAACACCGCGGCGATGATAATCCACGCGATAGGCCACAGGCCGTAGAAGAAGCCGTAAATCACCGACGCGAACGCGCGTTCCGCCGGCATTTTGTAGAAAAAGAGCGCCACCAGCAGCGCGATGGCGACGGTAATGGTCGCCGCCAGATAGCCTTTCAGCCGGAGCTTAATCAGCGCGAAAAAGAAAAACAGGATCGGCAAAGCGGCAATCAGGCTTGATAGCCAGATATTCCCTGCCGGGTCGTAATTCTGCTGCCAGAGGTGCATAGCGAATCTCCTGCGGGCCTTCATTCGTGCCGGAAGTCTGTGCTTCTGTTAGCGCGGATTTGTAAAAGTGGCCCAACCAATGTGTTGTTGTAGGGTGAATGACAACAAAAGGTTAACCATTTGTTAAGTGTCGGCAACACACTGATTACGCTTTTTTGGGGTTTTGTGAGTGGGCGGTAAGTTTGCGAGGGAATTGGTAGGGCCAATGTGTGTTATGACTGAAGGTTTACTACATCTCGTTTTTCGTATAGAGAAAGCCTGGAATGTCTCTCGCAATACTCGCACATAAAACAGTTTGCTTTCGTTTACCGCAGTAAAATCATCTTCGATTCCAGTGGCAGGATGCCCGGAAGGTATGACAGAGAATGATGCCGGAGAATGACCCTATGCATGGATGCGCGTCATGTTTGAATTAATTTTTCATCCGGGCGCGGCGAAAGAGCTTTACGCGCTTGATCCCGTTATGCAGGCGAAAGTATTGAGAGGGCTGGAAAAGCTTGAACGAGAAGGCTTCCGGCTGCGTTATCCAGACACTCGTGTGCTGACCAGGGGCTTGTACGAACTCCGGGTTGGCGGTAAAGATATCGCACGCACGTTTTTTGCTTTCGCGGTGGGGCAGCGCATTTTTATTTTGCGTACTTTTATAAAAAAGACGCAAAAAACGCCGCAGTGTGAAATCGAAATTGCACTCAAACGATTAGAGGAAGTCAGCCATGTCGGTTAAAGGTGTTACCTTTGCGCAGGTGAAAGCATGCGCCTTAGAAAACGCGGCGGTTCAGGCAGCTTACGAGCAGCAAATACGGGAAGAGGAACTCAGCGCCCTGCTTATTGCAATGTGTACGCAGGCAGGCCTAACAAAAAACAACGTGGCTGAAAAAAACGGAGGTATCACGGCCAGAAGCCAGCCAGCTGGAAAATAATGCCCTGGGCGCCAGCGCCGACACGCTTCAAAGCTATGCGCAGGCCTGCGGCGTTACGTTAAAACTCTCTCTCGGTTAAATACGGCCGCCAGACGACGGCCCGCCGATTAAAACTCGCTTTTCGCAAAGCCGGTCATCTCTTTCAGGCCCATTTCACGGCCCAGCGCGGTCATCGGATGAACGACCACCAGCCCGCGCACGCTTTTCTTCAGCTTGCCCATATCGGCCTGCTCTTTTTTGGTGATGGGGCGTTTAAACGGCATCGCCATCAGCTTCTGCGCTTCTTTGCTGAGCTTGTCGGTACGCACATCTTTCAGGCGCGCAATTTCCGTTTCCAGCGTGGCGATTTCCTGCTCCAGCTCCGCGTATTTATCGGCGGCTTCCGTCAGGGAAACGGCGGCCTGCTGGTGACGCAGGGCATCAAGGCGGTCGCTCAGGCGTTTAATTTCAGCTTTTTCGATCTCTTTCATTCACACAAACCATCAGAAAAGGGGGGATTGCTGCAAAGGATACACTAATTGCGGGGGACGAATGAAAAAAGCGGGAAAAGTCTCCCGCCCGAAGGCGGGAGAAAAGGGAGATACCAATGAGGTTAACGCTTACTCTTTGTCGTGCTCTTCCCAGGCCATGGCGCGTTTAACCGCCTTGCGCCAGCCTTCGTAGCGGTAGTTACGCTCGGTGGTTTCAATACCCGGGCGGAACTCACGCTCAATCACCGCTTTTTCCTGCAGTTCGTCCAGATTCTGCCAGTAGCCGACCGCAAGACCCGCCAGGTAGGCCGCGCCCAGCGCAGTGACTTCACGGACTTCCGGGCGCTCCACGCGGGTACCGAGAATGTCAGACTGGAACTGCATCAGGAAGTTGTTCGCCACCGCGCCGCCGTCCACGCGCAGGGCGTGCAGACGAATGCCGGAGTCGGCCTGCATCGCTTCCAGCACGTCGCGGGTCTGGTAGGCGATAGATTCCAGCGTCGCGCGAATAATGTGATTCGAGTTCACGCCGCGGGTGAGGCCGAAAATCGCGCCGCGGGCGTACGGGTCCCAGTAGGGCGCGCCGAGGCCGGTAAATGCCGGTACCACATAGACGCCGTTG
The genomic region above belongs to Cronobacter malonaticus LMG 23826 and contains:
- the rhaT gene encoding L-rhamnose/proton symporter RhaT, which produces MSNAITMGILWHLIGAASAACFYAPFKKVRHWSWETMWSVGGVVSWLILPWVVSALLLPDFWAYYRSFSAATLLPVFLFGAMWGIGNINYGLTMRYLGMSMGIGIAIGITLIVGTLMTPLLNGKFGVLVGTAGGRMTLLGVFVALIGVAIVTRAGQLKERQMGIKAEEFNLKKGLVLAVLCGVFSAGMSFAMDAAKPMHEAAAELGVDPLYVALPSYVVIMGGGALINLGFCFIRLAKVKNLSIKADFSLAKPLLISNVLLSALGGLMWYLQFFFYAWGHARIPAQYDYISWMLHMSFYVLCGGIVGLVLREWKAAGRRPVSVLSLGCVVIIVAANIVGLGMATN
- the lldD gene encoding FMN-dependent L-lactate dehydrogenase LldD codes for the protein MIISAASDYRAAAQRILPPFLFHYIDGGAYAEYTLKRNVEDLSQVALRQRVLKNMSDLSLETTLFNETLSMPVALGPVGLCGMYARRGEVQAARAASAKGIPFTLSTVSVCPIEEVAPVMNRPMWFQLYVLRDRGFMRNALERAKAAGCSTLVFTVDMPTPGARYRDAHSGMSGTNAAMRRYWQAVTHPQWAWDVGLNGRPHDLGNISAYLGKPTGLEDYIGWLANNFDPSISWKDLEWIREFWDGPMVIKGILDPEDARDAVRFGADGIVVSNHGGRQLDGVLSSARALPAIADAVKGDITILADSGIRNGLDVVRMIALGADSVLLGRAYLYALATHGEKGVANLLNLIEKEMRVAMTLTGAKSIKEITRESLVPSPEFTSVLADLPAASAKPEQDDAA
- the rhaS gene encoding HTH-type transcriptional activator RhaS — its product is MTVLQSVDFFPSGAASVTIEPRLPQAAFPEHHHDFYEIVIVEHGTGTHVFNGQPYTLSGGSVCFVRDHDRHLYEHTENLCLTNVLYRSPQAFSFLSGLEKLLPQEQDGHYPSHWRVSQQTLQQARPLVGQLEALRESSDVHAIASMEMLFMQLLILLRSGAHAQGDGRPDERLNQLIAWLEEHYAEEICWEQLADHHRLSLRTLHRQLKQRTGLTPQRYLNRLRLMKARYLLRHSEESVTDIAYQCGFGDSNHFSTLFRREFSWSPRDIRQGRDGQIQ
- the lldP gene encoding L-lactate permease, giving the protein MHLWQQNYDPAGNIWLSSLIAALPILFFFFALIKLRLKGYLAATITVAIALLVALFFYKMPAERAFASVIYGFFYGLWPIAWIIIAAVFVYKISVKTGQFDIIRSSILSITPDQRLQMLIVGFSFGAFLEGAAGFGAPVAITAALLVGLGFNPLYAAGLCLIVNTAPVAFGAMGIPILVAGQVTGLDSFQIGQMVGRQLPFLTIIVLFWIMAIMDGWRGIKETWPAVLVAGGSFAIAQYLSSNFIGPELPDIISSLVSLVCLTLFLKRWQPVRIFRFGDMGASVVDQTLARKNYTAGQVVRAWTPFLFLTATVTLWSIPPFKALFAKGGPLSDLVFNVAVPYLDGLVARMPPVVAKATSYAAVYKFDWLSATGTAIFVAAIISILWLRMKPKAAVETFGQTLKELALPIYSIGMVLAFAFISNYSGLSSTLALALAHTGSAFPFFSPFLGWLGVFLTGSDTSSNALFAALQATAAQQTGVSDILMVAANTTGGVTGKMISPQSIAIACAAVGLVGKESDLFRFTVKHSLAFTCMVGLITLLQAYYFTWMIP
- a CDS encoding YibL family ribosome-associated protein; the protein is MKEIEKAEIKRLSDRLDALRHQQAAVSLTEAADKYAELEQEIATLETEIARLKDVRTDKLSKEAQKLMAMPFKRPITKKEQADMGKLKKSVRGLVVVHPMTALGREMGLKEMTGFAKSEF
- the yiiM gene encoding 6-hydroxyaminopurine reductase encodes the protein MYFPVQVYLGKIRDYKGSRPSAIGKVQVEGELSLTSRGLVGDQQAEKKIHGGADRALCHYPREHYAVWAREYPEQAEWFAPPAFGENLSTLGLTEENAFIGDIFRWGEALIQITQPRSPCFKVNFHSGISELSGRMQDTARCGWLYRVIGEGKVFSDAPLELVSRVSAISVREAAAIAWHTPFDDEQYHRLLSAGGLSASWAKTLQNRRLNGKIESFSRRLWGRG
- the rhaR gene encoding HTH-type transcriptional activator RhaR; translated protein: MAAQLVLRKADFFATPTQPVVVADRYPQNVFAEHTHEFCELVLVWRGNGLHVLNDRPYRITCGDLFYIRAEDRHSYQSVNDLVLHNIIYCPERLKLNVNWRDLLENPRGANGDPRWRLSSQGMVQARQVIDQLEHESPKQDALSHCLAESLFLQLAITLRRHRYQPSGGTGPGEGETLDLLMAALGNSLDVPFDLQHFCSHYQIAERPLRQLFRQQTGMTISQYLRQLRICQAQYLLRHSSLLISEIAARCGFEDSNYFSVVFTRETGVTPRVWRQQWSAMAG
- the sodA gene encoding superoxide dismutase [Mn], with amino-acid sequence MSYTLPSLPYAYDALEPHFDKQTMEIHHTKHHQTYVNNANAALESLPELANLPVEELITKLDQVPADKKTVLRNNAGGHANHSLFWKGLKKGTTLQGDLKAAIERDFGSVEKFKEEFEKAAATRFGSGWAWLVLKGDKLAVVSTANQDSPLMGEAISGASGYPILGLDVWEHAYYLKFQNRRPDYIKEFWNVVNWDEAAARFASQK
- the lldR gene encoding transcriptional regulator LldR; translated protein: MTLMTRRLADHLVERIRALITERGLEAGMRLPSERQLAQELGVSRNSLREALQILIRDGLLISRRGGGTFVRYQLEPWSEQRIVQPIRNLMADDPGYRYDILEARHAIEASTAWYAALRATAQDKEKLRYCFDAMLQFTERDDPDLASQADVRFHLAIAEASHNVVLLQTMRGFFDLLQSSVMESRQRMYQQQPIFAQLTGQHREMLEAIETGDAERARNATLRHLGFVHSTIKQLDEDVARQARVTRLPDDVMQPSRENKE
- a CDS encoding type II toxin-antitoxin system RelE/ParE family toxin, producing MFELIFHPGAAKELYALDPVMQAKVLRGLEKLEREGFRLRYPDTRVLTRGLYELRVGGKDIARTFFAFAVGQRIFILRTFIKKTQKTPQCEIEIALKRLEEVSHVG